A stretch of Cucumis sativus cultivar 9930 chromosome 2, Cucumber_9930_V3, whole genome shotgun sequence DNA encodes these proteins:
- the LOC101217108 gene encoding RNA-dependent RNA polymerase 6-like isoform X1: MGSEEGEKIVVTQVSFGGFDSDVKARDLMSYLESEIGLVDRCRLKTSWTPPESYPDFEVSNVANVIKSDDYKKVVPHAFVHFVSPDSAAEALHAAGRGELIFNDKLLKASLGPESPFHINQRRRTKVPFKLSDVQVDIGNLTCHDGFSVAWRGPSSGMDFLVDPFDGTCKFCFTKDTAFSFKDNNKHTFLKCDYKMEFIVRDINQITRYTDTSCYVILLQLTASPCIWYRTADDDIAKLVPYDLLDDDDPWIRTTDFTISGAIGRCNTFRVSVPPRYGIKLNNAMNYLKEQRVHQVSLNRPPKILNEPDYGVQMTDHFFCILYKKDISFEILFLVNAVMHKGIINQHQMSDRFFDLLRNQPNEVNLAALSHIHAFRRPVLDACKKLKLVQEWLLKNPTLLKRSKELVDIVEIRRLVITPSKAYCFPPEVELSNRVLRRYKDVADRFLRVTFMDEGMKKINSHVYTYYVAPIVKEITSSSFPQKTKIFARMKHILKHGFHLCGRKYSFLAYSSNQLRDQSAWFFAECKSISVDAILGWMGKFTNKNVAKCAARIGQCFSSTYATIEVPRNMVNHDLSDVERNGYVFSDGIGTITPDLAQEVADKLKMDGSPPCAYQIRYAGYKGVVATWPSKKDGIRLALRPSMNKFESNHRILEICSWTRFQPGFLNRQIITLLSTLSVPDEIFWSMQETMISKLDRMITDTDVAFEVLTASCAEQGNAAAIMLSAGFEPRTEPHLRGMLMCIRAAQLWGLREKARIFVTEGRWCMGCFDESGVLQEGQCFIQVSTPLLEKCFSKHGSLFAETKNNLTVVRGTVVIAKNPCLHPGDVRILEAVDAPELHHLYDCLVFPRNGERPHTNEASGSDLDGDLYFTTWDGNLIPPSKKSWPPMEYAPAEVKTLQRKITRWDIMEFFAKNMINESLGTICNAHVVHADRSKHGALDENCIQLSELAATAVDFPKTGKLVTMPPHLKPKLYPDFMGKEATQSYKSTKILGKMYRRIRDAYDDDDMITSRELNFTPGDVHYDVDLEVAGAEDFIAEAWDQKCSYDGQLSGLLGQYKVNREEEIVTGHIWSMPKYVSRKQGELKEKLKHSYSTLKKDFRQVFENLGPEFEQLTCDERNALYEKKASAWYQVAYHPTWLKKSLELREPDAPEAVPMLSFPWIAADYLARIKIKCRRTKSFDPTKPINSLASYLSDRM; this comes from the exons ATGGGGTCAGAAGAAGGTGAAAAGATAGTGGTAACTCAAGTCAGCTTTGGCGGATTTGACAGTGATGTTAAAGCTAGAGATCTTATGAGTTATCTGGAATCTGAGATTGGGCTTGTGGACAGATGTAGATTGAAAACTTCATGGACTCCTCCAGAATCGTACCCAGATTTTGAAGTCAGCAATGTTGCTAATGTTATAAAATCTGATGATTACAAGAAGGTGGTGCCTCATGCATTTGTACATTTTGTCTCACCTGACTCTGCTGCTGAGGCTCTACATGCTGCAGGTCGTGGTGAGcttatttttaatgataaattgtTGAAGGCGAGTTTGGGGCCTGAGAGTCCTTTTCATATAAATCAGAGGCGAAGGACTAAGGTTCCCTTTAAGTTATCTGATGTGCAAGTTGATATAGGGAACTTAACTTGTCATGATGGGTTTTCAGTTGCTTGGAGAGGGCCTTCGAGTGGAATGGATTTTCTAGTGGATCCCTTTGATGGAACctgtaaattttgtttcacgAAGGATACTGCATTCTCTTTTAAAGATAACAACAAGCATACATTTTTGAAGTGTGATTACAAAATGGAGTTCATAGTGAGGGACATTAATCAGATCACAAGATATACGGATACTTCATGTTATGTTATTCTCTTGCAGCTTACAGCATCACCCTGCATTTGGTATAGAACAGCAGATGATGATATTGCCAAATTAGTTCCATATGATTTGTTGGACGATGATGATCCATGGATCCGGACAACAGATTTCACGATTAGTGGAGCTATTGGTCGTTGTAATACTTTCAGAGTTTCAGTCCCACCCCGCTATGGCATCAAGCTGAATAATGCcatgaattatttaaaagaacaaagagtGCACCAGGTCTCCCTCAACCGGCCTCCCAAGATCCTGAATGAACCAGATTATGGTGTGCAAATGACTGATCACTTCTTTTGCATCCTTTATAAAAAAGACATATCCTTTGAGATATTATTTCTGGTAAATGCCGTAATGCACAAAGGGATAATCAACCAGCACCAAATGTCTGATAGATTTTTTGATTTGCTAAGAAACCAGCCCAATGAAGTTAATTTGGCTGCTTTAAGTCATATTCATGCTTTTAGACGTCCTGTATTGGATGCCTGTAAGAAGCTAAAACTTGTACAAGAATGGTTGTTGAAGAACCCTACACTTTTGAAAAGATCTAAAGAGCTGGTAGATATTGTTGAAATCAGGAGACTAGTAATAACTCCTTCAAAAGCATATTGCTTTCCACCTGAAGTTGAACTGTCCAATAGGGTTTTGAGAAGATACAAGGATGTTGCCGATAGGTTCCTCAGGGTTACCTTCATGGATGAAGGCATGAAGAAAATCAATTCACACGTTTATACCTATTATGTTGCCCCTATAGTAAAGGAAATTACTTCAAGCTCCTTTCCCCAGAAGACTAAAATATTTGCAAGGATGAAACATATTCTGAAACATGGATTTCACTTGTGTGGTAGGAAATACTCCTTTTTGGCGTATTCATCCAACCAACTGAGGGACCAATCAGCTTGGTTTTTTGCTGAATGCAAAAGTATAAGTGTTGATGCTATTTTGGGTTGGATGGGAAAATTTACCAATAAAAATGTTGCAAAGTGTGCTGCTAGAATTGGTCAGTGCTTTTCATCTACTTATGCAACAATTGAAGTTCCAAGAAACATGGTCAATCATGATCTTTCTGATGTTGAGAGGAATGGATATGTTTTCTCTGATGGGATTGGAACCATTACTCCTGATCTTGCGCAGGAAGTTGCAGACAAACTAAAAATGGATGGGAGCCCGCCCTGCGCTTACCAAATTAGATATGCAGGTTACAAAGGTGTTGTTGCCACTTGGCCATCCAAGAAGGACGGAATCAGACTTGCTTTAAGGCCAAGCAtgaataaatttgaatcaaatcaTAGAATCTTGGAGATCTGTTCATGGACTAGATTTCAGCCAGGTTTTCTTAATAGGCAGATTATAACCCTCCTTTCTACACTAAGTGTCCCTGATGAAATTTTCTGGAGTATGCAGGAGACTATGATTTCAAAACTGGATAGAATGATCACCGATACAGATGTGGCGTTTGAAGTTCTCACTGCATCCTGTGCCGAGCAAGGAAATGCAGCGGCAATTATGTTGAGTGCTGGTTTTGAACCTCGAACCGAACCTCATCTAAGGGGCATGCTAATGTGTATAAGAGCAGCACAGCTGTGGGGCCTTCGGGAAAAAGCAAGGATTTTTGTTACTGAGGGGAGGTGGTGTATGGGGTGTTTCGACGAGAGCGGCGTGTTACAAGAAGGTCAATGCTTCATCCAAGTATCCACTCCATTGCTTGAGAAGTGTTTCTCCAAGCATGGGTCTCTCTTTGCTGAGACAAAGAACAATCTTACTGTAGTAAGAGGGACTGTAGTCATAGCCAAAAATCCGTGCCTTCATCCAGGAGATGTGAGAATTCTTGAAGCAGTTGATGCTCCCGAGTTGCATCATTTGTACGATTGCCTCGTGTTTCCTCGAAATGGTGAACGGCCCCATACCAATGAAGCTTCTGGAAGTGATTTGGATGGGGATCTCTACTTCACTACTTGGGATGGAAATCTTATTCCACCTAGTAAAAAAAGTTGGCCACCTATGGAGTATGCTCCAGCGGAAGTAAAGACTCTTCAACGTAAAATTACTCGATGG GATATAATGGAGTTCTTTGCGAAAAATATGATCAATGAGAGTCTGGGGACGATATGCAATGCGCATGTTGTTCATGCTGACCGCAGCAAGCATGGAGCTTTGGATGAGAACTGTATACAATTATCTGAATTAGCTGCCACAGCTGTTGATTTCCCCAAGACAGGGAAGCTCGTGACCATGCCTCCCcatttaaaaccaaaactaTATCCAGATTTTATGGGAAAGGAAGCTACTCAATCATACAAGTCCACCAAAATTCTAGGAAAAATGTACCGCCGAATTAGAGATGcatatgatgatgatgatatgATCACATCACGTGAGCTAAATTTTACTCCTGGCGATGTCCATTACGATGTAGACCTCGAAGTGGCAGGAGCAGAAGATTTCATTGCAGAAGCATGGGATCAAAAATGCTCATACGATGGTCAGCTGAGCGGTTTACTGGGACAATATAAAGTTAATAGGGAAGAAGAGATTGTCACTGGACATATTTGGTCCATGCCAAAGTATGTTAGTAGGAAGCAAGGAGAGCTGAAGGAGAAGCTTAAACATTCTTATAGCACTCTTAAGAAAGACTTCAGGCAAGTTTTTGAGAATCTTGGGCCAGAGTTTGAGCAACTCACTTGTGATGAAAGGAATGCACTGTATGAAAAAAAGGCATCTGCCTGGTATCAGGTGGCATACCATCCAACTTGGTTGAAGAAATCATTGGAGCTGCGAGAACCCGACGCTCCTGAGGCCGTCCCGATGTTAAGCTTTCCTTGGATTGCTGCCGATTATCTTGCAcgaatcaaaatcaaatgcaGGCGGACGAAAAGTTTTGACCCAACAAAGCCGATTAACTCTTTGGCAAGTTATCTCTCTGATCGAATGTGA
- the LOC101207900 gene encoding phospholipase D alpha 1 isoform X1 produces the protein MPRLLHGTLHADIYEIDRLQTGFPVFCGKDKRSTKKFLAGVKRCILCRPEIVGSRMYATVDLDKARVGRTRIVDQPYNPHWNDHFRIYCAHTVSHIIFTVKDGDFIGATLIGRAYVPVEEIIKGFVYEKWVDILDEDGKPLYGRSRIHVKLQFSSVNEDRNWSRGILDPNFEGVPFTFFKQRWGCKVSLYQDAHVLNNFLPRVGLSGGNFHEVHRCWEDIFDAISNARHLIYITGWSVYTEITLIRDRERRQTGDDITLGQLLKKKAEEGVTVLLLVWDDRTSIEVFKRDGLMATHDQETAEYFRNSKVRCVLCPRRPDVGRSTIQGFETDTMFTHHQKTVVLDSEIVGGGTEKRRIISFVGGIDLCDGRYDTPQHPLFSTLDSIHYNDFHQPNFSGSSIRKGGPREPWHDIHCRLEGPVAWDILYNFEQRWRKQVGNNSLIPMQKLEEIITRPVMVLPADDPDTWSVQIFRSIDGGAVDGFPDTPEVASKMNLVTGKNNVIDRSIQDAYINAIRRAKKFIYIENQYFLGSSYGWKAAGIRVEEINALHTIPKEISLKIVSKIEAGERFTAYVVIPMWPEGIPESASVQAILDWQRRTLDMMYTDIAQALRKKGLDANPRDYLTFFCLGNREKKRTGEYIPPEKPEPNSDYARAQEHRRFMIYVHSKMMIVDDEYIIIGSANINQRSMDGGRDSEIAMGAFQPRHLASSEPARGQIYGFRVALWYEHLGLFDKVFHNPESEDCIQFVNKLAQENWQFYSDDTYDGDLPGHLLSYPIQVGPNGSVSALPKFEFFPDTKARVLGQLSEYLPPILTT, from the exons ATGCCACGCTTGCTTCATGGGACGCTGCATGCCGATATATATGAAATCGACAGGCTTCAAACTGGATTTCCTGTTTTCTGCGGGAAG GACAAAAGG TCGACCAAAAAGTTTCTTGCTGGAGTGAAGAGATGCATCCTTTGTCGTCCTGAG ATTGTTGGATCTCGAATGTATGCAACAGTCGATCTTGATAAGGCCAGAGTTGGTCGAACGAGAATAGTGGATCAGCCATACAATCCTCATTGGAATGATCATTTTCGTATATATTGTGCTCATACAGTGTCACATATTATATTCACAGTTAAAGATGGAGATTTCATTGGTGCAACATTAATTGGAAGAGCTTATGTGCCTGTTGAGGAAATCATCAAGGGATTTGTATATGAGAAATGGGTTGACATATTAGATGAAGACGGTAAGCCTTTATATGGTCGTTCTAGAATCCATGTAAAGTTGCAATTTTCAAGTGTTAATGAAGACAGGAATTGGTCCCGAGGAATCTTGGATCCGAATTTTGAAGGTGTACCTTTCACATTCTTCAAACAAAGATGGGGTTGTAAAGTTTCTCTTTACCAGGATGCCCATGTTTTAAACAACTTCCTTCCTCGGGTTGGTTTGTCAGGAGGGAATTTTCATGAAGTACACAGGTGTTGGGAGGACATTTTTGATGCAATTAGCAACGCGAGACACTTGATTTACATAACTGGTTGGTCTGTGTATACAGAAATAACTTTGATCAGAGACCGAGAAAGAAGACAAACAGGAGATGATATTACTCTGGGACAACTGCTAAAGAAGAAGGCAGAAGAAGGTGTGACCGTTTTGCTTCTTGTTTGGGATGACAGGACTTCCATTGAAGTGTTCAAAAGAGATGGTTTGATGGCAACTCACGATCAAGAAACTGCAGAATACTTCAGGAACTCGAAGGTACGTTGCGTTCTATGTCCACGGAGACCTGATGTAGGCAGAAGTACGATTCAGGGGTTTGAGACTGATACCATGTTTACTCACCACCAAAAAACAGTTGTGCTTGATAGTGAAATAGTTGGTGGAGgaacagaaaaaagaaggatCATCAGTTTTGTTGGTGGCATTGATCTGTGTGATGGGAGATACGATACACCGCAGCACCCTTTGTTTTCAACTCTAGATTCAATCCACTATAACGATTTCCACCAGCCGAACTTTTCAGGCTCTTCAATTAGGAAAGGTGGTCCTCGAGAACCATGGCATGACATCCATTGCCGCCTAGAAGGGCCTGTTGCTTGGGATATTTTGTACAATTTTGAGCAAAGATGGAGAAAGCAAGTTGGAAACAACTCGTTGATTCCAATGCAAAAGCTCGAAGAAATCATTACCCGCCCAGTAATGGTTTTACCAGCAGACGACCCTGACACGTGGAGTGTTCAAATATTTCGGTCTATTGATGGTGGTGCTGTAGATGGTTTTCCAGATACACCCGAAGTTGCATCCAAAATGAACCTTGTAACTGGAAAGAATAATGTTATAGATAGGAGTATTCAAGATGCTTATATTAATGCTATTCGCCGAgcaaaaaagtttatatacaTTGAGAATCAATATTTCCTTGGAAGTTCTTATGGTTGGAAAGCAGCTGGTATAAGGGTAGAAGAAATCAATGCTTTGCATACTATTCCCAAGGAGATATCACTGAAGATTGTAAGCAAGATTGAAGCCGGAGAGAGATTTACAGCATATGTTGTGATTCCAATGTGGCCAGAAGGTATTCCAGAGAGTGCTTCAGTTCAAGCTATATTAGATTGGCAAAGGAGAACATTAGACATGATGTACACAGATATAGCTCAAGCCCTTCGGAAGAAGGGTCTTGATGCAAATCCTAGAGATTACCTGACATTCTTCTGCCTTGGCAATcgagagaagaagagaactGGAGAATATATACCACCAGAGAAACCAGAGCCCAATTCGGATTATGCTCGGGCTCAAGAGCACCGACGTTTTATGATCTATGTTCACTCCAAAATGATGATAG TTGACGATGAGTACATAATTATTGGATCTGCCAACATCAACCAAAGATCAATGGATGGAGGAAGAGATTCTGAGATTGCAATGGGGGCTTTTCAACCTCGTCACTTGGCATCCAGTGAGCCAGCGAGAGGTCAAATCTACGGCTTCAGAGTGGCTCTATGGTACGAGCATCTTGGTCTGTTTGACAAAGTCTTCCATAACCCAGAGAGTGAAGACTGCATCCAATTCGTAAACAAGCTCGCTCAAGAGAACTGGCAATTTTACTCGGACGATACCTACGATGGCGATCTTCCTGGCCATTTGCTTTCCTATCCCATCCAAGTAGGCCCCAACGGATCGGTTTCGGCGCTGccaaagtttgaatttttcccTGACACGAAGGCTCGTGTTCTTGGCCAACTATCCGAGTATCTACCCCCAATCCTCACCA
- the LOC101207900 gene encoding phospholipase D alpha 2 isoform X2: MYATVDLDKARVGRTRIVDQPYNPHWNDHFRIYCAHTVSHIIFTVKDGDFIGATLIGRAYVPVEEIIKGFVYEKWVDILDEDGKPLYGRSRIHVKLQFSSVNEDRNWSRGILDPNFEGVPFTFFKQRWGCKVSLYQDAHVLNNFLPRVGLSGGNFHEVHRCWEDIFDAISNARHLIYITGWSVYTEITLIRDRERRQTGDDITLGQLLKKKAEEGVTVLLLVWDDRTSIEVFKRDGLMATHDQETAEYFRNSKVRCVLCPRRPDVGRSTIQGFETDTMFTHHQKTVVLDSEIVGGGTEKRRIISFVGGIDLCDGRYDTPQHPLFSTLDSIHYNDFHQPNFSGSSIRKGGPREPWHDIHCRLEGPVAWDILYNFEQRWRKQVGNNSLIPMQKLEEIITRPVMVLPADDPDTWSVQIFRSIDGGAVDGFPDTPEVASKMNLVTGKNNVIDRSIQDAYINAIRRAKKFIYIENQYFLGSSYGWKAAGIRVEEINALHTIPKEISLKIVSKIEAGERFTAYVVIPMWPEGIPESASVQAILDWQRRTLDMMYTDIAQALRKKGLDANPRDYLTFFCLGNREKKRTGEYIPPEKPEPNSDYARAQEHRRFMIYVHSKMMIVDDEYIIIGSANINQRSMDGGRDSEIAMGAFQPRHLASSEPARGQIYGFRVALWYEHLGLFDKVFHNPESEDCIQFVNKLAQENWQFYSDDTYDGDLPGHLLSYPIQVGPNGSVSALPKFEFFPDTKARVLGQLSEYLPPILTT; encoded by the exons ATGTATGCAACAGTCGATCTTGATAAGGCCAGAGTTGGTCGAACGAGAATAGTGGATCAGCCATACAATCCTCATTGGAATGATCATTTTCGTATATATTGTGCTCATACAGTGTCACATATTATATTCACAGTTAAAGATGGAGATTTCATTGGTGCAACATTAATTGGAAGAGCTTATGTGCCTGTTGAGGAAATCATCAAGGGATTTGTATATGAGAAATGGGTTGACATATTAGATGAAGACGGTAAGCCTTTATATGGTCGTTCTAGAATCCATGTAAAGTTGCAATTTTCAAGTGTTAATGAAGACAGGAATTGGTCCCGAGGAATCTTGGATCCGAATTTTGAAGGTGTACCTTTCACATTCTTCAAACAAAGATGGGGTTGTAAAGTTTCTCTTTACCAGGATGCCCATGTTTTAAACAACTTCCTTCCTCGGGTTGGTTTGTCAGGAGGGAATTTTCATGAAGTACACAGGTGTTGGGAGGACATTTTTGATGCAATTAGCAACGCGAGACACTTGATTTACATAACTGGTTGGTCTGTGTATACAGAAATAACTTTGATCAGAGACCGAGAAAGAAGACAAACAGGAGATGATATTACTCTGGGACAACTGCTAAAGAAGAAGGCAGAAGAAGGTGTGACCGTTTTGCTTCTTGTTTGGGATGACAGGACTTCCATTGAAGTGTTCAAAAGAGATGGTTTGATGGCAACTCACGATCAAGAAACTGCAGAATACTTCAGGAACTCGAAGGTACGTTGCGTTCTATGTCCACGGAGACCTGATGTAGGCAGAAGTACGATTCAGGGGTTTGAGACTGATACCATGTTTACTCACCACCAAAAAACAGTTGTGCTTGATAGTGAAATAGTTGGTGGAGgaacagaaaaaagaaggatCATCAGTTTTGTTGGTGGCATTGATCTGTGTGATGGGAGATACGATACACCGCAGCACCCTTTGTTTTCAACTCTAGATTCAATCCACTATAACGATTTCCACCAGCCGAACTTTTCAGGCTCTTCAATTAGGAAAGGTGGTCCTCGAGAACCATGGCATGACATCCATTGCCGCCTAGAAGGGCCTGTTGCTTGGGATATTTTGTACAATTTTGAGCAAAGATGGAGAAAGCAAGTTGGAAACAACTCGTTGATTCCAATGCAAAAGCTCGAAGAAATCATTACCCGCCCAGTAATGGTTTTACCAGCAGACGACCCTGACACGTGGAGTGTTCAAATATTTCGGTCTATTGATGGTGGTGCTGTAGATGGTTTTCCAGATACACCCGAAGTTGCATCCAAAATGAACCTTGTAACTGGAAAGAATAATGTTATAGATAGGAGTATTCAAGATGCTTATATTAATGCTATTCGCCGAgcaaaaaagtttatatacaTTGAGAATCAATATTTCCTTGGAAGTTCTTATGGTTGGAAAGCAGCTGGTATAAGGGTAGAAGAAATCAATGCTTTGCATACTATTCCCAAGGAGATATCACTGAAGATTGTAAGCAAGATTGAAGCCGGAGAGAGATTTACAGCATATGTTGTGATTCCAATGTGGCCAGAAGGTATTCCAGAGAGTGCTTCAGTTCAAGCTATATTAGATTGGCAAAGGAGAACATTAGACATGATGTACACAGATATAGCTCAAGCCCTTCGGAAGAAGGGTCTTGATGCAAATCCTAGAGATTACCTGACATTCTTCTGCCTTGGCAATcgagagaagaagagaactGGAGAATATATACCACCAGAGAAACCAGAGCCCAATTCGGATTATGCTCGGGCTCAAGAGCACCGACGTTTTATGATCTATGTTCACTCCAAAATGATGATAG TTGACGATGAGTACATAATTATTGGATCTGCCAACATCAACCAAAGATCAATGGATGGAGGAAGAGATTCTGAGATTGCAATGGGGGCTTTTCAACCTCGTCACTTGGCATCCAGTGAGCCAGCGAGAGGTCAAATCTACGGCTTCAGAGTGGCTCTATGGTACGAGCATCTTGGTCTGTTTGACAAAGTCTTCCATAACCCAGAGAGTGAAGACTGCATCCAATTCGTAAACAAGCTCGCTCAAGAGAACTGGCAATTTTACTCGGACGATACCTACGATGGCGATCTTCCTGGCCATTTGCTTTCCTATCCCATCCAAGTAGGCCCCAACGGATCGGTTTCGGCGCTGccaaagtttgaatttttcccTGACACGAAGGCTCGTGTTCTTGGCCAACTATCCGAGTATCTACCCCCAATCCTCACCA